A region from the Mycobacterium heidelbergense genome encodes:
- a CDS encoding VWA domain-containing protein — protein MSLPGIGPLPLYGFQRPGMLVFGLVPLALFAVYLIVQTRRRRRLRRFTDAEVSQPPWRHVPIAVSLLSLILLTIALATPTHDMRIPRNRACVVLVIDMSNSMRATDVEPNRLKAAEQAAGQFASQLTPGINLGLVGFAGTPYLLVPPTPQHQAALDALKKLEFGDGTATGEAIFTALHAVGATAVVGGDTPPPARIVLLSDGGENKPSDPNDPHDGAYTAARLAKDQGVPISTISFGTKAGEIEMDGQRVAVPVSTDQMKTIARLSGGQSYTATNIGELNKSYGAIESDIGYRTVPGPGSAGWLRLGVIAALVATALALLLNRRLPI, from the coding sequence GTGTCGCTTCCCGGGATCGGCCCGTTACCCCTGTACGGGTTCCAGCGTCCGGGCATGTTGGTGTTCGGGCTGGTCCCGCTGGCGCTTTTCGCCGTCTACCTGATCGTCCAGACCCGACGCCGGCGCCGCCTGCGCCGGTTCACCGACGCGGAGGTGTCGCAGCCGCCGTGGCGGCACGTTCCGATCGCGGTTTCGCTGCTGTCCCTGATCCTGTTGACCATCGCGCTGGCCACCCCCACGCACGACATGCGCATCCCGCGCAACCGCGCCTGCGTCGTGCTGGTCATCGACATGTCGAACTCCATGCGGGCGACCGATGTCGAGCCCAACCGGCTGAAGGCGGCCGAGCAGGCGGCCGGCCAGTTCGCCAGCCAGCTGACACCGGGGATCAATCTCGGGCTGGTCGGTTTCGCGGGGACGCCCTACCTGCTGGTGCCGCCGACCCCCCAGCACCAGGCGGCCCTGGATGCGCTGAAGAAGCTTGAATTCGGCGACGGCACGGCGACCGGCGAGGCCATCTTCACCGCCCTGCACGCGGTCGGGGCCACCGCCGTCGTGGGCGGGGACACCCCGCCACCGGCCCGCATCGTGCTCCTGTCCGACGGCGGCGAGAACAAGCCGTCCGACCCGAACGATCCGCACGACGGCGCCTACACCGCGGCGCGCCTGGCCAAGGACCAGGGGGTGCCCATCTCGACGATCTCGTTCGGCACCAAGGCCGGCGAGATCGAGATGGACGGCCAGCGGGTGGCGGTGCCGGTGTCGACGGACCAGATGAAGACGATCGCCCGGCTGTCCGGCGGGCAGTCCTACACCGCCACCAACATCGGCGAACTCAACAAGAGCTACGGCGCCATCGAGAGCGACATCGGGTATCGCACCGTGCCCGGCCCCGGCAGCGCCGGGTGGCTGCGCCTGGGCGTCATCGCGGCGCTGGTCGCGACGGCGCTGGCCCTGTTGCTCAACCGACGGCTTCCGATCTGA
- the satS gene encoding protein export chaperone SatS produces the protein MAADLVPIRLNLSAGDRYTVWAPRWRDSGDEWEAFLGKDDDLYAFETVSDLVAFVRSNSDNDLVDHPAWKDLTTAHAHKLDPAEDKRFDLIAVEELVAKKPTEKSVTALAETLAIVSSIGSVCELAPVSKFFNGNPSLGTVSGGIDYFTGKAGAKRWNLIAEVIGHSWDGVLSAIDEIISTPEVDAALSAKIEDELAEEPEEEAEPAEDAEDAAEDTDSAADEGSDGQEKDRAADDTVVLGGDKDFWLQVGIDPIRILTSSGTFYTLRCYLDDHPIFLGRNGRISVFSSERALARYLADEHDHDLANLSTYDDIRTAATDGSLAVEVTDDNIYVLSGLADDLADGPDAVDREELDLAVELLRDIGDYSEESTVDKALDPGRPLGKLVAYVLEPGSVAPPTPPHTAAVREWEKLEQFVDGRLRRE, from the coding sequence ATGGCTGCTGACCTCGTGCCCATCCGCCTGAACCTGTCCGCTGGTGACCGCTACACCGTGTGGGCACCGCGCTGGCGTGACTCCGGCGACGAGTGGGAGGCGTTCCTTGGCAAGGACGACGACCTGTACGCCTTCGAGACAGTTTCCGATCTGGTCGCATTCGTGCGTTCCAACTCCGACAACGATCTGGTCGATCACCCGGCGTGGAAGGACCTGACAACCGCCCACGCGCACAAGCTCGATCCCGCCGAAGACAAGCGGTTCGATCTGATCGCCGTCGAGGAGCTGGTGGCCAAGAAGCCGACCGAGAAGTCGGTGACCGCGCTGGCGGAGACGTTGGCAATCGTGTCGTCCATCGGATCGGTGTGTGAGCTGGCTCCGGTTTCGAAGTTCTTCAACGGCAACCCCAGTCTCGGCACGGTGTCGGGCGGAATCGACTACTTCACCGGCAAGGCCGGCGCCAAACGCTGGAATTTGATCGCCGAGGTCATCGGGCACAGCTGGGACGGCGTGCTCAGCGCGATCGACGAGATCATCAGCACCCCCGAGGTCGATGCCGCGCTGTCGGCCAAGATCGAGGACGAACTGGCCGAAGAACCCGAAGAGGAAGCCGAACCGGCCGAGGACGCCGAGGACGCCGCCGAAGACACCGACTCGGCAGCCGACGAAGGCTCCGACGGCCAGGAGAAGGACCGCGCGGCCGACGACACCGTCGTGCTCGGCGGCGACAAGGACTTCTGGCTTCAGGTGGGCATCGACCCGATCCGCATCCTGACGAGCTCCGGCACGTTCTACACGCTTCGCTGCTACCTGGACGACCACCCAATCTTCCTGGGCCGCAACGGAAGAATCAGCGTGTTCAGCTCCGAGCGGGCGCTGGCGCGCTACCTCGCCGACGAGCACGACCACGACCTGGCGAACCTGAGCACCTACGACGACATCCGTACCGCCGCGACCGACGGCTCGCTGGCGGTCGAGGTCACCGACGACAACATCTACGTGCTAAGCGGGCTGGCCGATGACCTCGCCGACGGGCCGGACGCCGTGGATCGCGAGGAGCTCGACCTGGCCGTCGAGCTGCTCCGCGACATCGGCGACTACTCCGAGGAGAGCACGGTGGACAAGGCGCTCGACCCGGGCCGGCCGCTGGGCAAGCTGGTGGCCTACGTGCTGGAGCCCGGCTCCGTCGCGCCGCCCACGCCCCCTCATACCGCGGCGGTGCGGGAGTGGGAGAAGCTGGAGCAATTCGTCGATGGGCGGCTCAGGCGCGAATAG
- a CDS encoding PIN domain-containing protein: MTAIIDTNVLVRHLTGDPPEMAARATAYLETERELLLTDLIVAETVYVLESFYQAPRSQVAQAMRSLIAFDSMVCVDPALLLRAIEVYETDRIDFAEAYLVACAESTGISEIAS, encoded by the coding sequence TTGACCGCGATCATCGACACCAACGTCCTTGTTCGTCATCTGACCGGCGATCCGCCTGAAATGGCGGCCCGGGCCACGGCCTACCTCGAGACCGAGCGAGAGTTACTGCTGACCGACCTCATCGTGGCGGAGACGGTGTATGTGTTGGAGTCCTTTTACCAAGCACCCCGTAGCCAAGTTGCCCAAGCCATGAGATCGCTCATCGCATTCGACTCGATGGTATGCGTGGACCCGGCGCTTCTTTTGCGTGCGATCGAGGTCTACGAGACCGACCGGATCGACTTCGCCGAGGCATACCTGGTCGCATGCGCCGAAAGCACCGGGATTAGCGAAATAGCCTCTTAG
- a CDS encoding alkaline phosphatase family protein: MLLILAALCATPGFPLTSRVDLSAAALPRPAHVVIVVEENRSEGNIIGSKSTPFINALAAHGANMAQSFAEAHPSEPNYLALFAGNTFGVTKDVCPVNGGAVPNLGSELLAAGYTFIGYAEDLPAVGSPVCSAGKYARKHVPWANFTNVPAANSLPFSAFPMGNYANLPTVAFVIPNNENNMHDGSIAAGDAWLNRQLSGYANWAVANNSLLIVTWDEDDSSSSRNQIPTVIYGAHVQPGTYNEQISHYSVLSTLEQMYGLPKTGNAVNAAPIATIWSP, from the coding sequence ATTTTGCTGATTCTGGCGGCGCTGTGTGCGACGCCGGGCTTCCCATTGACCTCCCGGGTAGATCTCTCGGCGGCCGCGCTCCCCCGGCCCGCGCACGTGGTCATCGTGGTGGAGGAGAACCGTTCCGAGGGCAACATCATCGGCAGCAAGTCGACGCCCTTCATCAATGCGCTGGCCGCCCACGGCGCGAACATGGCCCAGTCGTTCGCCGAAGCACACCCCAGCGAGCCGAACTACTTGGCGCTCTTTGCCGGCAACACATTTGGAGTGACCAAGGACGTGTGCCCGGTCAATGGCGGCGCCGTACCCAATTTGGGTTCCGAATTACTCGCCGCCGGCTATACATTCATCGGCTATGCCGAAGACCTGCCCGCGGTCGGCTCGCCCGTTTGCAGCGCGGGCAAGTACGCGCGCAAGCATGTCCCGTGGGCCAACTTCACCAACGTCCCAGCGGCAAACTCGTTGCCGTTCTCCGCATTTCCGATGGGAAACTACGCCAACCTGCCGACCGTCGCGTTCGTCATTCCCAACAACGAGAACAACATGCACGACGGTTCGATCGCCGCGGGTGACGCCTGGCTGAACCGCCAGCTATCGGGGTACGCCAACTGGGCGGTGGCCAACAACAGCCTGCTCATCGTTACCTGGGACGAGGACGACAGCAGCAGCAGTCGCAACCAGATCCCGACGGTGATCTACGGCGCGCATGTGCAGCCCGGTACCTACAACGAGCAGATCAGCCACTACAGCGTGCTTTCCACCCTGGAACAGATGTACGGGCTGCCCAAGACGGGTAACGCGGTGAACGCCGCGCCGATCGCCACCATCTGGAGCCCGTAG
- a CDS encoding AbrB/MazE/SpoVT family DNA-binding domain-containing protein, which produces MDTAAKLTSKGQVTIPKAVRDALGLKEGDDVIFRVEGNRAVLARTPDFLTLAETIRVPAAKRNVAWDEVLRRTRAARAADRR; this is translated from the coding sequence GTGGACACTGCGGCCAAGCTGACATCAAAGGGACAGGTGACCATCCCGAAGGCAGTGCGCGACGCACTCGGTCTCAAAGAGGGCGACGACGTGATCTTCCGGGTGGAAGGCAATCGAGCGGTGCTGGCCCGGACACCAGACTTCCTCACCCTTGCCGAAACGATCCGGGTCCCGGCGGCGAAACGCAACGTCGCGTGGGATGAGGTGCTCCGCCGCACCAGGGCCGCTCGAGCCGCAGACCGCCGTTGA
- a CDS encoding adenosine deaminase → MTSPLNMSQIKKAPKALLHDHLDGGLRPATVIDIAGQTGYDGLPATDVEELATWFRTRSHSGSLERYLEPFSHTVAVMQTPDALYRVAYECVEDLAADSVVYAEVRFAPELHIDRGLSFDEIVDAVLAGFADGEKACAAAGRPIVVRLLVTAMRHAAVSREIAELAIRFRDKGVVGFDIAGAEAGNPPTRHLDAFEYMRDNNARFTIHAGEAFGLPSIHEAIAFCGADRLGHGVRIVDDIDVLGDGPETGEVRLGRLASILRDKRIPLELCPSSNVQTGAVKSIADHPFDLLARTRFRVTVNTDNRLMSDTSMSLEMHRLVEAFGYGWSDLERFTINAMKSAFIPFDERLAIIDEVIKPRYAVLIG, encoded by the coding sequence ATGACGTCACCGCTGAACATGTCGCAGATCAAAAAGGCGCCCAAGGCCCTGCTGCACGATCACCTCGACGGCGGGCTGCGCCCCGCGACCGTGATCGACATCGCCGGCCAGACCGGGTACGACGGGCTGCCCGCCACCGACGTCGAGGAGCTGGCGACGTGGTTTCGCACCCGGTCGCACAGCGGGTCGCTGGAGCGCTACCTGGAGCCGTTCTCGCACACCGTCGCGGTGATGCAGACGCCCGATGCGCTGTACCGCGTCGCCTACGAGTGCGTGGAGGACCTGGCCGCGGATTCCGTCGTCTACGCCGAGGTGCGGTTCGCCCCCGAGCTGCACATCGACCGCGGGCTGTCCTTCGACGAGATCGTCGATGCCGTGCTGGCGGGTTTCGCCGACGGGGAGAAGGCGTGTGCGGCCGCGGGCCGGCCGATTGTGGTGCGGCTGTTGGTCACCGCCATGCGGCACGCCGCGGTGTCGCGGGAGATCGCCGAGCTGGCGATCCGGTTCCGGGACAAGGGGGTTGTCGGGTTCGACATCGCGGGCGCCGAGGCCGGCAATCCGCCGACGCGGCACCTGGACGCCTTCGAGTACATGCGAGACAACAACGCGCGCTTCACCATTCATGCCGGCGAGGCGTTCGGGCTGCCGTCGATCCACGAGGCGATCGCGTTCTGCGGCGCCGACCGGCTCGGCCACGGGGTGCGCATCGTCGACGACATCGACGTCCTGGGAGACGGGCCCGAGACCGGAGAAGTCCGGTTGGGCAGGCTGGCATCCATCCTGCGCGACAAGCGAATTCCGTTGGAGCTGTGCCCCAGCTCCAACGTGCAGACCGGGGCGGTGAAAAGCATCGCCGACCACCCATTCGATCTGCTGGCCCGCACGCGGTTCCGGGTGACCGTCAACACCGACAACCGGCTGATGAGCGACACCTCGATGAGCCTCGAAATGCACCGGCTGGTCGAGGCGTTCGGCTACGGGTGGAGCGACCTCGAGCGGTTCACCATCAACGCGATGAAGTCGGCGTTCATCCCGTTCGACGAGCGGCTGGCGATCATCGACGAGGTGATCAAGCCGCGATATGCGGTGTTGATCGGTTAG
- a CDS encoding AAA family ATPase translates to MSVGWREWDDEDTTDEVLGATGIWLIPRTRPVLAEPRCRNVTISTGRDARADAVLAAECQEVLEWAQARIDELIGLAEAKEHFTTWRTALQNNHRVEHGGAVTSCRENHMVFLGAPGTAKKTFARIIAEVLFGLGTLTRPQVTEITAHDIVVDDPSHSAARMKTVCDDARGGVLFLDDAHQLVPHTESLSWGGDVIAALQACVADYRGELVVILAGHPTPMREFLTAHAGLAGRFPHTVAFTSPTPDDIVALGHRLAGKENLHVEDTAWELLHTEAARLRSIPYGHGTLLDVAGNAHYACDVILTCRRARLRRLHRLAPHRRDLEHLLHTNPSALHANTTDMQRALTATHPAVTT, encoded by the coding sequence ATGTCTGTGGGCTGGCGAGAGTGGGATGACGAAGACACCACCGACGAGGTCCTGGGCGCTACCGGTATCTGGCTCATCCCACGAACACGCCCAGTGCTCGCGGAGCCCAGATGCCGAAACGTCACCATCAGCACCGGTCGCGACGCGCGCGCGGATGCTGTCCTGGCCGCGGAGTGTCAGGAGGTGCTGGAGTGGGCCCAAGCACGCATCGACGAACTGATCGGTCTAGCCGAGGCCAAAGAACACTTCACGACATGGCGCACCGCCCTACAAAACAACCACCGTGTCGAGCACGGTGGCGCAGTGACCTCCTGCCGAGAAAACCACATGGTGTTCCTCGGCGCACCGGGCACAGCCAAAAAAACGTTCGCCCGAATCATCGCTGAAGTGCTATTCGGGTTAGGCACCCTCACCCGCCCACAAGTCACCGAGATCACCGCCCACGACATCGTGGTAGACGATCCTTCACACAGCGCCGCCAGAATGAAAACCGTGTGCGACGACGCGCGTGGTGGGGTGTTGTTCCTCGACGACGCCCACCAGTTGGTCCCCCACACCGAAAGCCTCTCCTGGGGTGGGGATGTGATCGCCGCCCTGCAGGCGTGCGTGGCGGATTACCGCGGCGAGCTGGTCGTCATTCTCGCCGGCCACCCCACCCCCATGCGGGAGTTCTTGACGGCTCATGCGGGGCTGGCCGGTCGATTCCCCCACACCGTGGCTTTCACCAGCCCCACCCCCGACGACATCGTGGCTCTCGGGCACCGCTTAGCCGGCAAGGAAAACCTCCACGTCGAAGACACGGCATGGGAACTACTCCACACCGAAGCGGCCCGGTTGCGGTCGATCCCCTACGGCCACGGCACGCTGCTCGACGTCGCCGGCAACGCCCACTACGCATGTGACGTGATTCTGACGTGTCGGCGTGCACGACTACGCCGACTACACCGACTCGCACCCCACCGCCGCGACCTCGAACACCTCCTCCACACCAACCCCAGTGCCCTCCACGCCAACACCACCGACATGCAACGCGCCCTCACCGCAACACACCCAGCCGTGACCACCTAA
- a CDS encoding AAA family ATPase, whose amino-acid sequence MSVSWREWDDEDTTDEVLGATGIWLIPRTPPVLVEPRCRIVTTSISRDARTGVGLAAESQEVLEWAQARIEELIGLAEAKEHFTTWRTALQNNPHHHRVEHGGAVTSCRENHMVFLGAPGTAKKTFARVIAEVLFGFGVITRPEVTEITAHDITRDDPSHSAARMKTVCDDARGGVLFLDEAHQLAPHTDNPSLGGDALTTLQTYVADYPGELVVILAGHPTPMQNFLTTHAGLAGRFPHTVAFTSPTPNDIVTLGHRLARKENLTIEDTAWELLRTEATRLRSIPHGHGTLLDAAGNTHYACDVIHTCQRTRLRRLHKLAPHRRDLEHLLHTNPGALHANTTDMQRALTATHPAVMA is encoded by the coding sequence ATGTCTGTGAGCTGGCGAGAGTGGGATGACGAAGACACCACCGACGAGGTCCTGGGCGCTACCGGTATCTGGCTGATCCCACGAACACCCCCGGTGCTCGTGGAGCCCAGATGCCGGATCGTCACCACCAGCATCAGTCGCGACGCGCGCACGGGAGTTGGGCTGGCCGCGGAGTCTCAGGAAGTCCTGGAGTGGGCCCAAGCACGCATCGAGGAATTGATCGGTCTAGCCGAAGCCAAAGAACACTTCACGACATGGCGCACCGCCCTACAAAACAACCCCCACCATCATCGTGTTGAGCATGGTGGCGCGGTGACCTCCTGCCGGGAAAACCACATGGTGTTCCTCGGCGCACCAGGCACAGCGAAAAAAACGTTCGCCCGAGTGATCGCCGAAGTGCTGTTCGGGTTCGGTGTAATCACCCGCCCGGAGGTCACCGAGATCACCGCCCACGACATCACTAGGGATGATCCTTCACACAGCGCGGCCAGGATGAAAACTGTGTGCGACGACGCCCGCGGTGGGGTGCTGTTCCTCGACGAAGCCCACCAACTAGCCCCCCACACCGACAACCCCTCTCTCGGTGGGGACGCGCTCACCACCCTGCAAACCTACGTCGCGGATTACCCCGGCGAGCTGGTGGTCATCCTCGCCGGCCACCCCACCCCCATGCAGAACTTCCTCACCACCCATGCCGGGCTGGCCGGCCGCTTCCCCCACACCGTGGCCTTCACCAGCCCCACCCCCAACGACATCGTCACCCTCGGGCACCGCCTCGCCCGCAAAGAAAACCTGACCATCGAAGACACCGCATGGGAACTACTGCGCACCGAAGCAACCCGACTGCGATCCATCCCCCACGGCCACGGCACACTGCTCGACGCCGCCGGCAACACCCACTACGCATGTGACGTCATCCACACCTGCCAACGCACACGACTACGCCGACTCCACAAACTCGCACCCCACCGCCGCGACCTCGAACACCTCCTCCACACCAACCCCGGCGCCCTCCACGCCAACACCACCGACATGCAACGCGCCCTCACCGCAACACACCCAGCCGTGATGGCCTAA
- a CDS encoding AAA family ATPase produces the protein MSVGWREWDEEDTTDEVLGATGIWLIPRTRPVLVEPRCRVVTTNTSRDTGADAVLGRERQEVLEWAQARVDELIGLAEAKDHFTMWRTALQNDHHHDGVEHGGAVTSCRESHMVFLGAPGTAKKTFARVIAEVLFGLGTITHPEITEITAHDITADDPSHSAARMKTVCDDARGGVLFLDEAHQLAPHTDNPSLGGDVIAALQACVADYRGELVVILAGHPTPMQNFLTTHAGLAGRFPHTVAFTSPTPNDIVTLGHRLARKENLTIEDTAWELLHTEATRLRSIPHGHGTLLDAAGNTHYACDVIHTCQRARLRRLHKLAPHRRDLEHLLHTNPSALHANTTDMQRALTATHPPVTA, from the coding sequence ATGTCTGTGGGCTGGCGAGAGTGGGATGAAGAAGACACCACCGACGAGGTCCTGGGCGCTACCGGTATCTGGCTCATCCCACGGACACGCCCGGTTCTTGTGGAGCCCAGATGCCGTGTCGTCACCACCAACACCAGTCGCGACACGGGCGCGGATGCTGTCCTGGGTCGTGAGCGTCAGGAGGTGCTGGAGTGGGCGCAAGCACGGGTCGATGAACTGATCGGTCTAGCCGAAGCCAAAGACCACTTCACGATGTGGCGCACCGCCCTACAAAACGACCACCACCATGATGGTGTTGAGCATGGTGGCGCGGTGACGTCCTGCCGGGAAAGCCACATGGTGTTTCTCGGCGCACCAGGCACAGCGAAAAAAACATTCGCCCGAGTCATCGCCGAAGTGCTGTTCGGACTCGGCACAATCACCCACCCAGAAATCACCGAAATCACCGCCCACGACATCACCGCGGATGACCCCTCACACAGCGCGGCCAGGATGAAAACCGTGTGCGACGACGCCCGCGGCGGAGTGTTGTTCCTCGACGAAGCCCACCAACTAGCCCCCCACACCGACAACCCCTCTCTCGGTGGGGACGTGATCGCCGCCCTGCAGGCGTGCGTGGCGGATTACCGCGGCGAGCTAGTGGTCATCCTCGCCGGCCACCCCACCCCCATGCAGAACTTCCTCACCACCCATGCCGGGCTGGCCGGCCGCTTCCCCCACACCGTGGCCTTCACCAGCCCCACCCCCAACGACATCGTCACCCTCGGGCACCGCCTCGCCCGCAAAGAAAACCTGACCATCGAAGACACCGCATGGGAACTACTCCACACCGAAGCAACCCGACTGCGATCCATCCCCCACGGCCACGGCACACTGCTCGACGCCGCCGGCAACACCCACTACGCATGTGACGTCATCCACACCTGCCAACGCGCACGACTACGCCGACTCCACAAACTCGCACCCCACCGCCGCGACCTCGAACACCTCCTCCACACCAACCCCAGTGCCCTTCACGCCAACACCACCGACATGCAACGCGCCCTCACCGCAACCCACCCACCCGTGACGGCCTAA
- a CDS encoding VWA domain-containing protein codes for MKLPLLGPVSLTGFQNAWFFLFLLIVLLMIGIYVAVQFARRRRVLRFANMEVLERVAPMRAGRWRHVPTILLATSLVLLTTAMAGPTSDIRIPLNRAVVMLVIDVSESMASNDVPPTRLAAAQEAGKKFADELTPAINLGLVEFAANASLLVAPTTNRGAVKAAIDRLKPMPKTATGEGIFTALQAIATVGSVMGGGEGPPPARIVLESDGAENVPLDPNAPQGAFTAARAAKAEEVQISTISFGTPYGTVDYEGATIPVPVDDQTLQEICKITDGQAFHADSLESLEQVYSTLQRQIGYETVKGDASLAWMLLGAVILAGAVLAGLVLNNRLPA; via the coding sequence ATGAAGCTGCCGCTGCTGGGCCCCGTGTCGCTCACGGGCTTCCAGAACGCCTGGTTCTTCCTGTTCCTGCTGATCGTGCTGCTGATGATCGGGATCTATGTCGCGGTGCAATTCGCCCGGCGCCGGCGCGTGCTGCGGTTCGCCAACATGGAGGTGCTGGAGCGCGTCGCGCCGATGCGCGCCGGCCGGTGGCGGCACGTGCCGACGATCCTGCTCGCCACGTCGTTGGTGCTGCTGACCACCGCCATGGCCGGGCCGACCTCCGACATCCGGATCCCGCTCAACCGTGCGGTCGTCATGCTGGTCATCGACGTCTCGGAATCCATGGCCTCCAACGACGTCCCGCCGACCCGGCTCGCCGCCGCGCAGGAGGCCGGCAAGAAATTCGCCGACGAGCTGACGCCGGCCATCAACCTGGGGCTGGTCGAATTCGCGGCCAACGCCTCGCTGCTGGTCGCCCCGACGACGAACCGCGGCGCCGTCAAGGCGGCGATCGACCGCCTGAAGCCCATGCCGAAAACCGCGACGGGAGAAGGCATTTTCACCGCGCTGCAGGCGATCGCCACGGTCGGGTCGGTGATGGGCGGCGGCGAAGGCCCGCCACCCGCGCGGATCGTGCTGGAATCCGACGGCGCCGAAAACGTCCCGCTCGATCCCAATGCCCCGCAGGGGGCGTTCACCGCCGCCCGGGCCGCCAAGGCCGAGGAGGTGCAGATCTCGACGATCTCCTTCGGCACGCCCTACGGCACCGTCGACTACGAGGGCGCCACCATCCCGGTTCCCGTCGACGACCAGACCCTGCAGGAAATCTGCAAGATCACCGACGGCCAGGCGTTTCACGCCGACAGCCTGGAGTCGCTCGAGCAAGTCTATTCGACGCTGCAGCGCCAGATCGGCTACGAAACCGTGAAGGGCGACGCCAGCCTCGCCTGGATGCTGCTCGGCGCGGTGATCCTGGCCGGCGCCGTGCTGGCCGGTCTCGTCCTGAACAACAGGCTGCCCGCCTGA
- the upp gene encoding uracil phosphoribosyltransferase, which produces MDVRVIDHPLVAGRLTTLRDERTDNAAFRAALRDLTAMLVYEATRDAGRETFPIRTPLAETLGVRLANPPLLVPVLRAGLGMLDQALALLPEARVGFVGVARDEETHQASGYLESLPDDLTELPVMVLEPMLATGGSMKHTVGLLHRRGATDITVLCAVAVPEGIAALEKAAPNARLFTAAIDDGLNEITYIVPGLGDAGDRQYGPR; this is translated from the coding sequence GTGGATGTGCGCGTCATCGACCACCCGCTGGTCGCCGGTCGGTTGACCACGCTTCGCGATGAACGCACGGACAATGCCGCTTTTCGGGCCGCGCTGCGCGACCTGACGGCGATGCTGGTTTACGAGGCCACCCGCGACGCGGGGCGCGAGACATTTCCGATCCGCACTCCGCTGGCCGAGACGCTCGGCGTGCGGCTGGCCAACCCGCCCCTGCTGGTGCCTGTGTTACGTGCCGGACTGGGCATGCTCGACCAGGCGCTCGCGCTGCTACCAGAGGCCAGGGTCGGATTCGTCGGCGTCGCCCGCGATGAGGAAACCCACCAGGCGAGCGGCTATCTGGAGTCGTTGCCCGACGACTTGACCGAGCTGCCGGTGATGGTGCTAGAGCCCATGCTGGCCACCGGCGGGTCGATGAAGCACACCGTGGGTCTGCTGCACCGCCGCGGCGCGACGGACATCACTGTGCTGTGTGCGGTGGCCGTACCGGAGGGCATTGCGGCGCTGGAAAAGGCGGCGCCGAACGCGCGACTGTTCACGGCCGCCATCGACGACGGGCTCAACGAAATCACCTATATCGTGCCGGGTCTCGGCGATGCGGGCGATCGTCAATACGGGCCCCGCTAA